The DNA sequence CAGATAAACATGATGTAACGTGGATCTTCATAGAAGAAACTGTGCTTGCGGAAAGTGGACACCATACTGCAGTTAAGGATACTGAGTGCCAGCCACACAAGCATGGCCACAATGTTTTTAGTGAGAGCAGCGCTGAAGCTGTCCCGTGGTATGGCATTCAGAAGGATCAAAGTGCTGGAGTTCATGTTCTCAACCTGAGATGATAAAGCACACATTATAGACGCTGTGTACAAAACTACACACAATACAGTAAAAGCTACACATTCTTGCATTGTACCATTCATCTTTTACTCAGTAAAGCTTACTACAGTCAAAGGCACGTAATAATGCATGATAATGATTTGTTATAGAGCAGTATGGTTATAAAAGCAAGTAATACCTAAATGCATATGCGTATGCAAAGAGACACTTTTTCTATTGCTAGAGCAACTGCTGCACAATTACATAAACATGAACACTCAAACAGATGAAAGATCCTGTAAAGATTTTTcctgaaagaaataaaacaagcatGACTTGTAAGGCACAGTATGTCTCGGTGTAATGTTATTTTCCAATTTGCTTTATTTAAGATATCTTGCCTAAGATATCCAATCTTACCTAAAATGCCTCCCGCCCTGTCAGAAAGTCCAGGCCTGTAGTAAATCTTATAGCGTATGGGTGTGATATAGCTATAGGTCAGGGCAGCTGATTGGAGGATGCACAGAAAACTCTTCAGGGGTTTGGCATTAGCACAGTTTTGATTTTGATGAGGAGCAAACTAACACCAACACGCTTTCACTCACTCCCAACTCATCACATACAGTCTTGACGAATGGTCAGGACCCCTTTAATGTTACTTTTCGACATGCACGGTATTCCATTGCTTTCAGTTGTTTGCCTTATGCGTCAGATCAAGACACATTTAATGGTTTGTATgcctttgtaaaaatataaataattttacattaatacATTGCTAGACATTTTGGAGCACCTAAACACACACCCTAAACCTACGACctctgaaaaatataaaacaagaagGCCAACTTAACCATTAACAGTACTGTCACAGGTATTTATTGCAAAAACTGACCATTGAAAAGTAgatttggaatgtttttttttattttatatatataatacatatatatatataatatatttgttactGTTGTTAAAGCCTTTTAAATCCTGTGTTTTATATTGATAGATGGTTAGATAAAGCGGAAGGGGTTGGTTTACATGCTCATAAATGTGTAAACAGCGTAAGGTATATAAAATAGTTGCGACTGTTTACGTTGAAAAATCACTCCccaacatacagtatatgcaataatggcaaaatgaatattacccaatatataatttaatcaaaacGATACAATTCTTAATATGCCTTTCACGTCTGACACCAAAGAGTTTTTATTTCAAGCAATGATGGACAATGCACATCAAAAATATTATGCTAAAGGGGCACCCTGTGCATTAAAAAGTGATACCAAAGGGTCCTGAACAAGCTTCAGTATGTGACAGGTTGGGAGTGAGAATGTGTTGCTAACTCATGTGAATTTGGCTGTTAAATATGCTTGAATATATGTTTTTGGCTGTGACTTAAATGTTTTGgactttgtgtttttattgtatctTACCAGTAAAATACAATGCTTTACTATATAAATCatgtattttctttcaaaattgtCTATATACAGTTTCAAACAAAGTCATACTATAATTACTTATTTATCTATTACTTATTAAATTCTCATGAGATCAGGCTGCTGTTAGCAAAGGCCTTCAATGTTTCATATTAGGCCATATATAAATGTGACATAcaggaaatgttttatttttatttttttatttatgaactgTTAATGACTAGCTACTAAATGCtggattgtttttaaaatgtagtaaaaaatgTTATCCCAACagctgggttagtccatatttcaCCCATCATTAGAGTGTATTgaattttattacatatatatatatatatatatatatatatatttatatatactatgtTTATTGTTTACAATTTTATTCCCTAAGGGCAAGATTAAAAAAGCTATACAATTTAAGAAACAATTGCTAACATAATGCTTCCATGTGCTGTAAACaaaatcaaatgtattattttctggTTTGGGGTTATGATGTAGATACATACCCATCGATATACTTTTTATCACAATGCTTTTGATTGTAAAACAACTATCCAGAAAAGAAGACATGGAGCAGAAATCACTTCAATTCCAGTCAAGCTGTCAGCACTACAAAACAAACATTCATAGTTAGCACAGAATGAATGATTAGAAATAGAACAAGTGTACGGAAAAATGGCttctttatacaaaaaaatttgaCTGCAAAACTCACTCACTGTCTGACAAGCATCAGTGAAGACAACGaagctttttaaatgcatgcacacTCTGACTGTGGATTATGATGTATGTTACGTCATTAGGGAAAatatagagataaaaaaaaagtaaaaaaaaaaaaaaatgcttagaaaaatatatatgggCAAAGTACAAATTTAAAATAGGATATAATATATCAGAAAAGGCCTAATTTTAGGGGGCATTTTTCTAAGGACTTCATAATTCTTATTTTTCCGATATACATTTCACTAAgcttgtgttgtttgttttttatttgcccCAGTAACATAACTAATGATATTTCCATAATATCAATTTATTGATAGTGCCGGGGCATTAGAAATGTTCCTGTTGTGATCTGGCTCAGGGGCattggactgggggtaaaaccagtactgattaccagggccccaaaggaagagagggcccttgaaaagtctggaatatattttattttttatttgggggCCCGTCAGGACTGGGCCCGGTATCTTGTTCAACGCCCCTGATCTGGCTCATCATGCATCTCATCTCTCAGGTGcgttgcacaagatcccgggcccccATGGCCACcctgaaaatatccaggtaaaataaaatatattccagacttttcaagggccctttCTTCCTTTGGgcccctggtaatcagtactggttttacccccagtccgatgcTCCTGGTTTCTCTTAGTGTAACCAACATTACAGATCATATTGATGAGAAAACACAGTTATTAGATATCACATGGTATGTGATCCGATATGTGATGAGAGATTTACAACTTATCATTTATAGTATTTACACATCCACAGAAAATGTGTTAGATTTACTATGTCAAAGCTGAGAAAAAAAGGGTAAATTGAAACTACTGATTTAATAATGTATGTGTTTCCACTGACATTTTTTATGCTGGTATATGTCTGAGAAGTTCATGTTCAGCTGCAATACACTCTGAAtaagcatttgtttttgttttttacctgtTTATGCAAAAAAGTAAACACTTCCTGCAAAAGATCTTATTATCTTCTGCAATTTCCCACTTTAAAAAGTGAGCAAAAAAGATCAAATCTGAATGATAACTAATTAGATAACTAATCATTAGATTTCAGTGTATTAATTGTGCATGTAGttcagtatatatttattatctaaTTTTTCAAACAAATCATATTCATCCTCAGATGTTGCTTTAAAAGTCAACATTGCCATCACATCATTTTAATAGTGAActttcacatggatttattagAAACTTTTGGCAAATTCCCACTGGGTTGGATGTTTTGGAGTTTTCTCCTCATCTTGAACATTGTACACAGTAAGTATCTTTTCAagtatttgcaaaacatttgatctCTCAAGCCGTACACAACTGGACTGATAAACCTGGGCATTATCTGGATGACTAAATAGCTTGAGAATCTCATATCTACAATAAATTGTGGAAACATTTCTGCCAGCAGCCTGTCCAGGAAGGGCCCGATAAACGTCAGCATGCACATCAGAAGCTGGATCCCATGTAGGATGATGGTACTCCGAGCTTTGTGAGCATCTGAGTTTGTGGCCTTTGCAACAAACATGATCTTCAAGTAAGTATACACTATAGTGAGCCACACAAAGGTCAGGTAAATGATGTACACAACATTTCTCTTATCTACTATATATGGGTTATCAAACACGTAATCTCTGATGCAGGGGATGCTGCTGTAGAAGAAGATTAGAGGTTTTGTAGCCAACAGGATGAACAAGTCTGGTAAAACCTGAATGGCACTCAGGACCCAGATCAGACCGATAAGGGTGTATGTTTTACGTATGGAACAGATCTGAGCATGACGTAAAGGGTTGCATATGGCTATATAGCGCTCTATAGCCATAGAAGCGAGATTCAGTGGTGTGTTGAGAGTTGTGAATATAGCACTCATCAATAAGACACAGCAGAAAGAGACATTGAGAGTAAACACAGTGTAGCTTAAAATGTGGAGGGTGACTGCAATCATCAGCTGAATCATGTCATTGAACACCATGTGAATGAAGAGAATGTAGCGAGGGTTTCCTTTGAAGATCTCATGCTTGATGAAGGTGTGGACGAGCGTGCCATTGATATAGTTGATGGAGATGCACAAACCGACCACGATCACATTCCTAGTCACCGCTGAGCTAAAGCTGTCCCTCTGATACTTGGGTTGTGTGATGTTACTCCCTagtgaaatgttcatttttttgatAGCacagctttcaaaaaaaaaaaaaaaagagagcaatGAATATAGGAGGTTTAACGATGTGCTTTAAGATAACTAAGCTAGAAAAATGTTATTCTTAATGTAATATTCAGTTGCATCAACAAATTCACATCTAAGTGAGTCACATAAAGATCAGTTGTCTTTGCAATCATACCTCGGCAGCTGCTCCAGTCTGGTGTGAAAGGAAGCTGATGAGTACTTCATTTTATACCATGTGATTTGCCTCTTTGGAATTGAGGTCGGTCTCATCTTTGCGATCCTAAAGAACTGCGCATGACAACCTTGTGAGATGTCAGAAGAATTCAAACCATGTATTTGTGCAATCGTTTAACTATAAAGGGCCACATATCAAACTTGATTGAGGGCTGTAGGTTGCAAGAAAATGCTGCTTTGTATCCAACTGTATGATAAaatgtcagataaaaaaaaaaatattaatcaaattccttTACATTCTCAACATtttaatgcaaacaaaacaaaacaaactaaattaaaaaaaagtttaaatacaaAGTGATATATTAGAAATGAAGATATGCTTCAATggcatttttattcctgtcaagGGTCAACCCTGGTTTGGGCATCTCTGCTTTAGAGAAATATACTTTGCGATTGGCATGACCTGGCCAGGGCAAACTTTTAACCTGGAAATATGGTTATAGCGTGTTCAGTGCTGACAGATGCTGCAGTTGCTCTCTCTCCACTGAAAGGCATTCACAAGTGGCTATATATTCAGCTAAAAGACAAgcaacatacagtaaaaaaaaacaaacaaagaaaaaaccttcAGATCTTATAGGACATGTTTTACTGAAAATTTTTCTCATTATCCAAATTTCAAAGGTCTAAAAACAAGTAAACATTATATATCCACAACCATTCAAGTTGTGATATTAACATCCAGACCACTATGACTTTTGAACCATTTTCTTATTTTAGTgtttactgataaaaaaaaaactaaaacaactaacaaaaaaagagagaaaaaactaTGCACAATTAATGCAAAATTACTGTAATCCCTGGATTTTCtctataaaatcatttaaattaataattaaaattaataaggaCATTGCATTGCTCCAGTTGCTCACTGTCTAATTTGTCCTcgttaaattaaatacatttaacatcatctaaaaaaaaaaaaaattatgtatatatatatagtttggggtgacacttaaagggttagttcaccgaaaaatgaaaattatttcattaataacttaccctcatgttgttccgaaccagtaagacctctgtttatctttggaacacagtttaagatattttagatttagtcagagagctctcagtccctccattgaaactgtgtacggtatactgtccatgtccagaaaggtaagaaaaaaatcttcaaagtactccatgtgacatcagagggtcagttagaattttttgaagcatcgaaaataaattacaaatagcaaaaactacgattttattcatcattgtcttctcttccgtgtctgttgtgagagagttcaaaacacaacagtataGTGATATCCGGTatccgttttcttcaaccggttcattgaatcgaactgtccgaaagaactactggtgatccgaaaactgatgcaaccggttcgttatctggctcggctcagtgttcctcttcagttctgttttcacagcagttcagtcagtctactgtttgagtaaatgaattactccgggatattggtttgtttgaactcagagggagtgtcagccacattaaaaaagttaacagcttaagtcatttgtgcattaatgcgtattagagatgagaaccgtttaaaacaattcagttcgatttcttgaactggttcaagaagatccggttacatcgaatgattagttcacgaaccggatatcacaaactgctttgttttgaactctctctcacaacagacacggaagagaagacaatgctgaataaagtcgtagtttttgctatttttggaccaaaatgtatttgcgatgcttcaacaaattctaactgaccctctgatgtcacatggactactttgatgatgtttttcttccctttctggacatggacagtataccgttcatacagcttcaatggagggactgagagctctcggactaaatctaaaatatcttaaactgtgttctgaagatgaacgaaggtctcactggtttggaacgacataagggtgagtcattaatgacataattttcatttttctgtgaactaaccctttaagactggagtaatgatattTCTGCTGAAATTCAGCATTTCATcgcaggaataaataacattttaaaatatattaaattatacagcTGCTATTTAAAATcgtaataaaatttcacaatttttattacatagtaatagtagttcttgtgtttctctttccttcagtgattctgcttgttaacagcagctgtttatcattaatggtcaatcatcatataattattttaactcTAGCCCTGCTTCAATGCTTctttaacactctgtagtgtggaAACACATGAACAGTGTGGGACTGTGAACTGTTCCATAAATCTTACCTGTTTCATTCACGTATGCCTGACGCATAtaagtttattgatttattttatgttaaaacagTGTAAAACATCTAAATGGATGGAAAATTGTTATGTAATTGAATTACATAAAatgcaaatttagattttttatttttttttttgtgaaccctGAATGCAGCCATTCTAAAAATCATTAGAATGGTAACATtgacttttaatgtattttattttggtttgaccAAATCCATGATTATGATTCAAATTGTCTGTTAAATAAAGTTAACCTCCTAATATGGCTCTAAACTTACATCGCTTCATCTTCACTTCATCTTCATATCACACAtctgtcaaaaaacaaacaaacaattaactcCAGCCTGAAAAACCATGCCCTTTTCCTCAACACGTGTTtgtgttcctaaaaagacaataATTCACATTAGGGAGCTTTGTCCTTTCGACATCTGAGTATTGGAGTCTGAGCTGCAGTATGTTTGTGGTAATTAACACGCGTTCACTGAGGCTAGCGGGAATCTCTGACATTTCACAACCTCCATCAGCCTAGATTGAGCAAGAGCGATGGCAAGAGAGACTCGAGCATCTCGGGCCCCAGAGATCTGCAGGCAAAAGGGCAAAGCGACCAGGAACCCCTGTTATTCTGAAGCTTGCATCCCTGGGAGTGATTAGCACGTCTGTGGAGAGATGCACAAAAGATCAAGGAACATAATAAGCGAGATTACTTTAGCTGTTCAAAGGTCTGCTGGCATCAAGAgagattttgttttgaaatgttaacaCTAATGGTCTCTTGCGTTTGGATCACATGGTGGCTGATGTAAACGCTGATCAATCACTAAATCTGAAGAAAGTTTGTGATGTATGCCATAtttaagtacactgtaaaaatgacttTTCAAAGTTTCAATAACAACTAATACTTTTGCAGTAGTTACAAGAACTCCCTCCCTCCaaattttacaacattttatctcaatgttttacttgccatttctttgtaattatttctgaaatgtactaaaCTTCTGAGTGAAaagtaaatctaaaataaataaataataataaataatacacattgtATATGATTTTCATTGGTCCCATGTATATATTTCTACAGATAAATagtagatttattttatattatggtAGAACATTTTTAAAGCATCGTATTCAGAATGACAGCAGTCTgaaaacatctttatttaacactGTGAAAGAATACAGACAcactttgaatgttttaaaaaggAGTGTTATTAGGAAATAATTCACATGTAACAGCCTTATAATGGGgccttttttttgcaaatatcaaGAAAACGTAAAAACCTGAGGCCAGAGTACACTGAGGTATCATAACTGGATTCTGTATTcaataacaacaattaaaaaaaactacaatctTAAGGGGCACTTGTACACAATAACCCTGTTAACATAATTTCTAAAATCATATCTTTGTGTTAACAAACCATTCAGGCCACACTGCAGTCCAGTTAAACAGTTTACAATGATCAAACATGTTCCTCTGActatttaaatattcatgcacAACAGGCAACAGCTTTGGTCATAAGTAAGTGGATGTGTGCTTTTACGGAAttagtactatttttttttttctgttcatataTTTGTGAATAAAGGTTTTACAGATCCATGTTCATATATTGTGCATAAATTTGGAGCCAGAAATGTTGCAAACAGGATAAAGATGACAATATTTCAGAGTGGTATAAAACACTTAATTTCCCTTTTTAGTGTATAAATGCTAATATCAAATTTGCCATAAATACATATCTCTCTATAAATCATTCAATACAGAGCATGTATAAATAGGGAACAATATTAGCCATGTCCAAAAATGTCATAAGGAAATAGTGGGCCTCATGCATCAGGCGTCAACACCTGTAGATCTTGTGACTGTGGGACCCTTCACACCCAGCGGGCCCCGTCCTCAAAGTGCTTTCTCATTTTCTAGTGAGCAACTGGCTCTCCAGAACTTCCAGTCGCTTGGTCATAGCTGACAGTGAAACACAGTTAAGGAAATATACTATAAAACGTGATCAGTCATCCACACTACTTTTCTGCTGTTTTAGGCATTACATATTTCAAACTagatttatctctctctctctctctctctctctctctctctctatatatatatatatatatatagacatacaaAACTGCTACAAATCTAGTGTGTACTGGGTGGTTTTCAGTTGCTTGTTTGCTTGTCCTGGGTGATTTTTTTCTTTACGTCCCAGGTCAAAACAGCAAATTGAGTCTCTATGCATGCGTTTACTGTTATTACAATGATCACAAGTTACATATCAAAGTCAAATCATTAACAGTGACATGTGTTTGTAGGCCAAAACTGGGAAACGatttagcattttagcatttccatttccattgtCCTGGGGTCAGTGGGTGTTTTGAATGGGTTTTATTCtatgacataaaatacatcagaaataccccctgtgtgatttttttttaacttatcttTAAAGAATATCTAATATATCTTAATATATCTATCTCGATGTAGGGCAATAATATGTTACATAtataaggcacacacacacattctctgatGGGTAGATAAAGATATACgtttaaaacatataaaagtagagtaaaatgtgtatatgtatgttaaCAATATCTATATATGAGTTTTTATGTTATTATGTAGCAACCATatcaacaaaatatatttattcataaaactttaataaaacaaaacatatacaaaatatcattgtttatatatgtttttgcaatcgtttttttaaatgcatctttgtctttgatatttcctgatatattgatttttatatttactctgacatttatatgaaaatgttttgatgtttttttttcatgtgcatGACATatgttcaaaaaattatttcatacaCATAAACATAAATGTTTGTATGGGCTagatatatatgttaatatattaaacttttacttatttttactaCATATGACAATATAATTACACTCTTGCAAACTATTGTAAAAATGACTTATTCTTTTATAGCTTACATTTAGTTTTGCACTTCTGCCAATTACTTTTAGGCTCCCAAATTCAtaaaagttgtgttcatttgtagatattatcatgatgaacaaaacAAGAACCAAACTTTGGTCACAGAGCTTAGTTTCTGCAATAATCtgaaagccaatggaaaaatccttTTGGGTTTTTATCGAAGGAACCAGAGTAATGCTAATTTTcaggttggcctacaaaaatacatcacAACTGCAGCACTGATttacataattacatgcaaaaGGTAAATTACAGTGGTCTTTTGGCCTCtctgatgagaaaacaatgaGAATATGATGTGGGAATTAACTTGAAAATTGCATCGCTTGAGCAAAATAACTCAAAGTATCTGAGCAATGCACTCTAACCACCAGATCCAACTGTAAATGAATCCTATCAGCAAGATCTGTACTAAAACTACGATGAGAGCCAAGAAGCAACATCCTTCCTTTGTAATCTCATCAAATTCTAGTTAAATGGATCCAGTGGAGACGTGCATCTACATTTAGTAGTTCAGAAACATCTGTTTCTGGCCTCAGACGTGGGACAAGGGCTCTTTTGAGCTTTGATGAATGATGCTGAGTGAGAGATCTGAAACAAAGAGCCATTGAAGCGTGTGGTCACAGAGGTTTATGTGAGGAGCCAAACCAGAGGGGCCAGTCTGGAACAGATCAGACCAACGGACACAATGTGGGCTCTTTCTGTACAGAGGGGCTTCTGTTAAACCCCTTAGCTTGTTGTAATAATGCGTTAATCTTCAGGTCATACCATAGAAAGTTTGGAGTTGGATGAGTTACACTATTGCATGGTGTAATTGCACATGCTGAAAAGAAAGCATAATGTTTAAAGACTCTGTACTGAATATATAAAGGATATGTTTCTGGTTGAGCTGGTCTAGGGTGGACATCGTAACCTGCTGGAACTCCACAAGACTTTCACAAGCACAGGGGTCCTTCACCTCGATCTCACCTTGACTCTCAgctgaaaaatgtgcatttaatgagtgcaaattaaagaaataatgaatattcattaaaaatcatttcccaaaatttgcatttatgtatttggcaGAAATGCTAATTTGCAGGTAATGATTTTTAATAAGGAACATATAGGCTTATAAGCACCTCCTTAGGTaaagtttgcatgtgtgtgtttacctcAGGCTCTAGATGGCGATATTGAACAAAATACTGTGCAATTGTGTCTGGCATCCAAGATTCAAGTACTGTATGTAAGTGTTCTCAGTCTTTCAAACACACCTGGACAGACATTGAGTTTGAGGTTCTCAGCGATCTGGCTGATGGCAGTGAAGTCGGCGCTGTAGAAGAAGTGTTTTTCCACAGGCTCAGAGGCAATCTCTCTCAGCTCATCCTCCACGGCTTTACCCACACCAACAGCGTACATGGTGATACCTGGAACAAAAGTTGCACTTTTCATGAAATtagtagaatttatttttatttttcagtaaataGCCAGTGAGAAGATgcttaattatattcattttaaatgaggtTTGCAATTTGGGATatcttattgcattttaaaaaaaattatctttaatctttttagtaatattcattattttgcaa is a window from the Carassius auratus strain Wakin unplaced genomic scaffold, ASM336829v1 scaf_tig00215067, whole genome shotgun sequence genome containing:
- the LOC113093526 gene encoding odorant receptor 131-2-like, which gives rise to MVFNDMIQLMIAVTLHILSYTVFTLNVSFCCVLLMSAIFTTLNTPLNLASMAIERYIAICNPLRHAQICSIRKTYTLIGLIWVLSAIQVLPDLFILLATKPLIFFYSSIPCIRDYVFDNPYIVDKRNVVYIIYLTFVWLTIVYTYLKIMFVAKATNSDAHKARSTIILHGIQLLMCMLTFIGPFLDRLLAEMFPQFIVDMRFSSYLVIQIMPRFISPVVYGLRDQMFCKYLKRYLLCTMFKMRRKLQNIQPSGNLPKVSNKSM